In Actinomycetota bacterium, the DNA window TATTCCGGTCGAGCAAGTTTGGAAACATCGCCGGATGTATTGTCACTGACGGCCTAATTAAGCGAAAGGCCAAAGCTCGCCTCATGCGCGATGGCGCAATCGTGCATCAAGAACTTTCGGTCGATACACTCCGTCGATTCAAAGATGATGCGACCGAAGTTAAGGAAGGATTCGAGTGCGGTATCGGACTTGGCTCATTCAATGACATCAAGGTCGGCGATGTAATCGTTACCTACGAATTGCGCGAAAAGAAACTCGACTAGTTCGGGTTCGTATCGAGTAGGAAAGGAGATTAGCCATGGTTGATGTCGCCAGAGCTCGCCGCTTGGGCGAGCGCATCCAAGAGATTGCTGCCGAGACCTTAGAACTTAAGGTCAAAGACCCGCGTTTAGGTTTCGTTACGGTTACTGCAGCTCGGTTAACTCCTGATTTACGCGATGCCACAATTTTTTACACGGTTTACGGAACTGAGGAAGAGGCAATTGGAACTGCTGCGGCACTTGAGTCGGCAAAGGGCTTAGTGCGAAGCGAGATTGGTAAGCGTACCGGCATCAAATTCACGCCAACTATCGAATTTATTCGTGACGCGTTACCCGAAACCGTGCGAGCCATAGATGACTTACTGCGGGAAGCTAAGAAGGCAGATCAAGAGGTCAATGCCCAAGCCGCAAAAGCCACTTATGCGGGGGACGCAGATCCTTATCGCGCCTCTGGCGATGTGATGGATAACGATTTGTGATGATTGAATTCGACCAAGACTGGACTGGGGCAGTAGAACTAATTGAGCAGGCACAATCTGTTCTGTTAATTGCACATGTCTGCCCAGACCCAGACGCACTTGGTTCAGCGCTGGCAATCGGCTTGGCACTAGAAAGCCTAAACAAGAAAGTTCAGGTTTCAGTTGGTGAGCCTGGCTTTGCTGTTCCGGAGTCGTTGCAGGTTTTGCCAGGAAAACACCTAGTAGTCGCTCCTGAAAATTTGGAGCCAGCGGATCTAGTTATTTCGTGCGACACATCTTCACATGAACGACTTGGAGTACTCGAGGAAACGTTAGCTTGCGCAGAAAATTCCATTGCGATTGACCATCATCCATCATTTACTGGCTTCGGCAAACTTCATTTGGTTGATCCAGACGCTGCGGCTACCGCTGAGCTCGCTTTGGAATTGATTGATTTGCTTAAGGTTGAACTAAATGCCGATATTGCATCGGCTATCTATGCCGGGCTAGCAACTGACACAGGCTCATTCCGGTACAACTCAACTACTGCTTACACAATGCAGATTGCGGCCCGACTTTTTGCGACTGGAATCGATCATGCAAAGTTGGCAATCGAGCTATTTGATAATGAATCATTTGAGGCAATTCAGATGTTGGCGGATGCCTTGAA includes these proteins:
- the rbfA gene encoding 30S ribosome-binding factor RbfA, whose protein sequence is MVDVARARRLGERIQEIAAETLELKVKDPRLGFVTVTAARLTPDLRDATIFYTVYGTEEEAIGTAAALESAKGLVRSEIGKRTGIKFTPTIEFIRDALPETVRAIDDLLREAKKADQEVNAQAAKATYAGDADPYRASGDVMDNDL
- a CDS encoding bifunctional oligoribonuclease/PAP phosphatase NrnA — encoded protein: MIEFDQDWTGAVELIEQAQSVLLIAHVCPDPDALGSALAIGLALESLNKKVQVSVGEPGFAVPESLQVLPGKHLVVAPENLEPADLVISCDTSSHERLGVLEETLACAENSIAIDHHPSFTGFGKLHLVDPDAAATAELALELIDLLKVELNADIASAIYAGLATDTGSFRYNSTTAYTMQIAARLFATGIDHAKLAIELFDNESFEAIQMLADALKRAQLLPDAANGRGLVYTSISVNERRGLPELAMERVIDTLRRTSEAEVSAIFKQGDDGLWKGSLRSKTTVDVGAVGTALGGGGHSYAAGYTGSDNLEQMILDLKEALAKV